The proteins below are encoded in one region of Phaseolus vulgaris cultivar G19833 chromosome 1, P. vulgaris v2.0, whole genome shotgun sequence:
- the LOC137815614 gene encoding uncharacterized protein, whose amino-acid sequence MLGKGKLAELRAIARSHKLAAGSQTVPNSVVEIAAAQGKTPPRGPTSSGVLLAQERKKLVLRKPKRKTPQVVQEEEDDDEETEDGLIIKRKRVATSTPPALPTPTPPSPPAPLEPVQATPLAAAPPVVESSGPNYAENPPSASTPFISVGKGPPSTTSIAGAALGEDEGAQASPILITESPTSPPRLEAPLALQAQEGGGESQHQTPPAPPASASSLPDPSKETLGPFAAQLKIMAEDLPLLVSRAVKESLKKLQEENSALKESNLMIRAEAEKLSCNLMMVEIEHSRLEDAMDAELRNTRKEASDLRQKLHTQLQEKIDLESKLVPYRVKVADMEAARKAEASMVEKLEKRSADREILLGKVEKERDKALAELAEAREETKKIAAELTQTRDEGKKAAEELTRSHEKKEDLKKQTHELEQSAAQVLSAGFDPALEQVACQYPELDLSMVSICNEVVDGKIVPSED is encoded by the coding sequence atgttgggaaAAGGAAAACTGGCGgaattgagggcgatcgcccgatcccacaagcttgcggcgggctcccaaactgtgcccaactcggtggtggagatcgccgctgcccaaggAAAGACTCCTCCCCGAGGTCCAACTTCTTCTGGGGTACTACTCGCCCAAGAAAGGAAAAAACTAGTTTTGAGGAAACCCAAAAGGAAGACTCCTCAGGTGgtgcaagaggaagaagatgatgatgaagagactgaggatggcctcatcattaagaggaaaagggtggccaCCTCTACACCACCTgcactcccaacaccaacaccgccctcacctccagctccgctagaaccagtccaagcaacaccccTGGCTGCCGCGCCCCCAGTGGTTGAAAGCAGCGGCCCTAACTACGcagagaaccctccaagcgcctcaaCACCGTTTATATCTGTCGGAAAGGGTCCTCCTTCCACCACATCCATCGCTGGGGCTGCCTTAGGAGAAGATGAGGGCGCTCAGGCTTCGCCAATACTTATAACAGAATCTCCGACCTCACCGCCACGCCTAGAAGCCCCCCTTGCTCTACaagctcaagagggtggtggtgaaagtcaacATCAAACCCCACCAGCGCCTCCAGCATCAGCCTCAAGCCTCCCAGATCCCTCTAAAGAGACCTTGGGACCCTTCGCAGCTCAACTGAAGATCATGGCGGAAGATCTTCCTTTGCTCGTATCAAGAGCTGTGAAGGAGTCACTCAAGaagctccaagaggagaactcCGCGCTTAAGGAGTCAAACCTTATGATAAGGGCTGAGGCTGAAAAACTCTCTTGCAATCTGATGATGGTGGAGATCGAacattcaaggctggaggacgcaATGGATGCCGAGCTAAGGAACACACGCAAGGaagcctccgatctgcgccaaaaactgcacACCCAGCTTCAAGAGAAAATTGACCTGGAGAGTAAGTTGGTTCCATACAGGGTCAAGGTGGCAGATATGGAGGCCGCACGAAAGGCTGAAGCTTCCATGGTGGAGAAGCTTGAAAAGAGATCAGCAGACAGGGAGATCCTCCTAGGGAAGGTTGAGAAGGAAAGGGACAAGGCTCTTGCTGAGCTCGCCGAAGCTCGTGAGGAGACCAAAaagattgctgcagagctgACACAGACTCGGGATGAGGGCAAAAAAGCTGCTGAAGAACTCACTCGATCTCATGAGAAAAAAGAAGATCTGAAGAAGCAAACTCATGAGCTCGAGCAGAGCGCTGCTCAAGTCCTCTCCGCCGGGTTCGACCCCGCTCTGGAGCAAGTAGCATGCCAATACCCTGAGCTCGACCTTTCCATGGTGTCGAtctgcaacgaagtggtggatgggaagattgtaCCCTCTGAAGACTAA
- the LOC137815615 gene encoding uncharacterized protein: MVRSPAKDEEMLVYAFKKGILPGPFSEALIRSRPATFAEIRRLAVAHIVDESEVAEKRGNVALARSQAQTRIQPQRVLETAATKKDQRTRHPYDPKKNKGKGPGRPREFNRPPRYKFVMGLADLIAIPNIAARLKALEKVSDKVLGPKPNAWCEFHQSFGHSLDSCLALVYQLDDLVKSGFLNDYLLDKRTGQTSSSQPASGEGQQHEVPTHGEIHTIAGGFSGGGCTASQRKKYARSVMVVDVFEDHSPDVDITFTKEDLRDVVPHDNDPIVISLVTAGRKVHRVLLDQGSSADVMFWPTFTKLQLPLDQLRPYGGCLYGYAGYQVEVRGYIELRTTFTDEAASRTKKIKYLVVNAPSAYNILLGRPTLNRIGVVPSTRHMKVKLPSMEGVVITIRSDQKKAKKCYENSLKTKRHAGNRSRFLVSPPSHGHTGQTSATEKKNV, encoded by the exons atggtccgctcgcctgccaaggacgaggagatgttggtatacgccttcaaaaagggcatACTGCCTGGACCTTTCAGCGAGGCGCTGATTAGGAGCcgccccgccacgtttgctgaaattCGGCGACTTGCTGTGGCCCACATCGTCGACGAGAGCGAGGTTGCAGAAAAGAGAGGGAATGTGGCTCTTGCTAGGTCACAGGCCCAAactagaatccagccgcagagggtgctggagacggcggCGACCaaaaaggatcaaaggactcgccatccttacgatccaaagaaaaacaaggggaaGGGTCCAGGGCGCCCTAGGGAGTTCAATCGCCCCCCGAGGTACAAGTtcgtcatgggattggcggacctgatcgccattcccaacatagctgccaggcttAAGGCGCTTGAGAAAGTCTcagacaaggtgttaggaccaaaaccgaacgcatggtgcgaattccaccaaaGTTTTGGTCACTCCCTTGATTCATGCTTGGCCCTGGTTTACCAACTCGACGATTTGGTCAAGAGCGGCTTCTTGAATGACTACCTACTGGACAAGAGAACGGGGCAAACGTCGAGCTCTCAGCCGGCGAGCGGTGAGGGCCAGCAGCATGAGGTGCCCactcacggcgagatccacaccatcgctggaggtttctcaggtggtggatgtaCTGCATCACaaaggaagaaatatgcaaggtctgtgatggtAGTAGATGTGTTCGAAGATCACTCaccagatgtggacattacgttcacaaaggaggatctcagggacgttgtgcctcatgacaacgatcccatagttatctcgctagtcacggcgggaaggaaggtccatcgGGTACTGttggatcaaggaagctcggcagatgtcatgttctggccgactttcaccaaGCTGCAAttaccccttgaccagttaaggccctacggaggatgcttgtatgggtacGCTGGctaccaggtggaggtcagggggtacattgagttgagaaccacgttcACAGACGAGGCGGCCTCGAGGACGAagaagatcaagtacctcgtcgtgaatgccccctcggcgtataacattctgttgggaagaccgaccctcaacagaataggagttgtgccctcaaccaggcacatgaaggttaaattgccgtcgatggaaggggtggtgatcaccataagGTCTGACCAGAAGAAGgcaaagaagtgttacgaaaacagcctcaagaccAAGAG acatgccgggaatcgatcccgatttcttgtgtcaccacCTAGCCATGGACAtacaggtcagaccagtgcgacagagaagaagaatgtttaa
- the LOC137815616 gene encoding uncharacterized protein, giving the protein MARSKITANPPPSSRNPPSQVHNPPQAPGAPSSQAERPATSHPNLAQATPPIAGGASIPSPDYKKLYPWATSTLLKETSSQSYKDWKGKFVQVRQNDRDTSLLDGFPLYWVNKGNKDSKGSFRKPRSPDNMGELDKDLCLFWKSVAAANITFLTSSIISFKFFEDQLEARIDLMLGKGKLAELRALARAHGRRVAPSSPPAPPPLPTPTPPSPPGPTPPVQAVPLAAAFPAVEATEPNFMENPPSASTPFVSAGEGPPSTASIVEAALGGDEGAHNSPIIITESPTSPPRQEAQPLPIQEGGGESQHQAPSAPPPTAVASLPLAVKGIWGPFTAKLRMMAEDLPSIISKAVESSSKKLQDDISVLQEENRLIRIEAEKLSCNLMMAEIEHSRVKDAMSTELRVARKEATDLRQKVYLLAQEKIELESKLVPYRIKVADLEASIKADAAKVESLEKRSVDREVLLGKVEKERDDTVAELAEARKENERIAAELAQAQEENKKVAEDLIQACEKTEELKKRADELEQQTEGLKKQTEELELSSAQILAAGFDAALEQFACHFLLLLTISLFALLFLVKNRSNEIDLVIL; this is encoded by the exons atggctcgctcaaagatcaccgcgaatcctcctccctcgtcgcgaaaccctccatcccaagTGCATAACCCACCGCAAGCACCTGGTGCTCCCtcctcccaggctgagaggcctgcaacctctcaccccaaccttgctcaggcaactccacccatCGCCGGAGGTGCCTCCATCCCTTCTCCGGACTACAAGaagttatacccatgggccacttcaactttgctgaaggagacttcttca caatcttacaaggattggaaaggaaaatttgtccaagtgcgccagaATGATCGGGAcacttcgctgctcgacggctttcccttgtactgggtaaacaagggaaataaagactccaagggaagctttagaaagccaagaagccccgacaacatgggcgagttggacaaggacctgtgcctcttctggaagagcgtggcagccgCTAACATCACCTTTCTCACCTCTTCGATCATCTCCTTcaagttcttcgaggaccaactcgaggctcgcatag atctcatgctgggtaaaggcaagctagctgaattgagggcgctcgcccgagcccacgg gagaagggtggcaccttcttcaccacctgctccacctcctcttccaacaccaacaccgccttctcccccAGGTCCAACACCGCCAGTTCAAGCAGTACCTTTGGCGGCTGCATTTCCTGCGGTTGAGGCtactgagcccaacttcatggagaatcctccgagcgcctccacgccattcgtatctgctggagagggtcctccttcaacagCCTCAATCGTCGAAGCTGCGCtaggtggggatgaaggcgctcaTAACTCGCCGATAATCATCACTGAATCCCCTacatcaccaccacgccaagaagcccaaCCTTTACCAAtccaagagggtggtggtgagagccagcaccaggctccttcagcgcctCCACCAACAGCGGTTGCAAGCCTTCCCCTCGCGGTTAAAGGGATCTGGGGACCCTTCACAGCCAAACTcagaatgatggcagaggacctcccctccatcatatcaaaagctgtggagagctccagcaAAAAACTTCAGGacgacatctccgtgctccaagaggagaatcgcctaataaggatcgaggcaGAGAAGTTGTCTTGCAACCTTATGATGGCGGAAATCGAGCACTCGCGGGTGAAGGACGCCATGAGCACTGAGCtgagggtggcgcgcaaggaggccaccgatctacgccagaaGGTgtacctcctagctcaagagaaaattgagctagAGAGCAAACTGGTTCCCTACCGtatcaaggtggctgacctggaggcatcaatcaaagcagatgcagccaaggtagagagccttgagaagaggtcagtagatcgggaggtcctcttaGGAAAAGTCGAGAAAGAGAGGGACGACACCGTGGCTGAGCTCGCCGAAGccagaaaggagaatgaaaggatcgccgcagagctggcccaggcgcaggaggagaacaagaaggttgctgaagacctcatTCAAGCTTGTGAGAAAACTGAAGAACTAAAGAAACGAGCTGATGAGTTAGAACAGCAGACCGAGGGGCTCAAAAAGCAAACTGAagagctcgagctgagctccgcccaaatcctcgctgctgggtttgacgccgccctggagcaattcgcctgcca TTTTCTGCTTCTTCTTACAATCTCCCTGTTTGCCTTGCTTTTCCTTGTGAAAAATCGCTCAAACGAAATTGACTTAGTAATTCTGTGA